The following proteins come from a genomic window of Sebastes fasciatus isolate fSebFas1 chromosome 6, fSebFas1.pri, whole genome shotgun sequence:
- the gp1bb gene encoding platelet glycoprotein Ib beta chain, giving the protein MKGLLLLCLLPLVGGQRSSSCPNRCLCHGSDVDCSSRSLTSSSLSTSFPPGTTSLRLHNNRLTSLPNGLLDDLTSLRSVSFHGNPWECDCGILYLRAYLLHQPVASTSHLGVNCSSPPGLRGRLVVYLTEKEVLESCHYWYCDLALASQVCLFVFVAVQVALLVALIVFLRRFQRISNEARKTTEESFTAEESLRENEYTAFKGSST; this is encoded by the coding sequence ATGAAGGGGCTTCTGCTCCTGTGTCTGCTCCCCTTGGTCGGAGGGCAAAGGTCATCCTCATGCCCCAACCGTTGCCTCTGTCATGGCAGTGATGTGGATTGCAGCAGCAGGTCTCTCACCTCGTCCTCGCTGTCCACTAGTTTCCCTCCTGGGACCACATCCCTCCGTCTCCATAACAACCGGCTGACCTCCCTCCCCAACGGCCTCCTGGATGATCTGACCTCCCTCCGCTCAGTCTCCTTCCACGGTAACCCCTGGGAGTGTGACTGTGGCATCCTCTACCTGCGGGCCTATCTGCTACATCAGCCCGTCGCCTCTACATCACACCTGGGTGTCAACTGCAGCTCCCCTCCCGGCCTGCGAGGGCGGCTGGTGGTGTATCTAACGGAGAAGGAGGTGCTGGAGTCCTGCCACTACTGGTACTGTGACCTGGCTCTGGCCTCTCAGGTTtgcctgtttgtgtttgtggcgGTGCAGGTGGCTCTGCTGGTGGCGCTCATCGTGTTCCTGAGGAGGTTCCAGAGGATTTCCAACGAGGCGAGGAAGACCACGGAGGAGAGCTTCACCGCCGAGGAGAGTCTGAGGGAGAACGAGTACACGGCTTTCAAAGGCAGCAGCACCTGA
- the septin5a gene encoding septin 5a isoform X2 — translation MTANIRYKSRIPVKTEEGTEEKQYVGFATLPNQVHRKSVKKGFDFTLMVAGESGMGKSTLVNSLFLTDLYKDRKLLNAEERINQTVEIIKHTVDIEEKGVKLKLTIVDTPGFGDAVNNNDCWKPITDYIDQQFEQYFRDESGLNRKNIQDNRVHCCLYFIPPFGHGLRPVDVEFMKALHEKVNIIPLIAKADCLTPNEIKKLKDRIREEIDKFGIKVYQFPECDSDEDEEFKQLDKELKECTPFAVIGSNTVVEARGQRVRGRLYPWGIVEVENQSHCDFVKLRNMLIRSHMHDLKDVTCDVHYENYRAQCIQEMTSKLAQDNRMESPIPILPLSTPDVETEKLIKMKDEELKRMQEMLNKMQQQMHDKDQ, via the exons GAGAAACAGTATGTTGGTTTTGCAACTCTACCCAACCAGGTCCACAGGAAGTCTGTGAAGAAAGGCTTCGATTTTACGCTCATGGTTGCAG gaGAGTCTGGTATGGGTAAATCCACTCTGGTCAACAGCCTGTTCCTCACAGACCTCTACAAAGACAGGAAGTTACTGAATGCTGAAG AGCGCATCAACCAAACTGTCGAGATCATCAAACACACTGTAGACATCGAGGAGAAAGGAGTCAAGCTCAAGCTGACCATCGTCGACACGCCGGGGTTCGGAGACGCCGTCAACAACAACGATTG cTGGAAACCGATCACAGACTACATAGATCAGCAGTTTGAGCAATACTTCAGGGATGAGAGCGGACTGAACAGGAAGAACATCCAGGACAACCGAGTCCACTGTTGCCTCTACTTCATCCCTCCGTTTGGACACGG GCTGCGTCCGGTTGACGTTGAGTTCATGAAGGCTCTGCACGAAAAGGTGAACATAATTCCACTCATCGCAAAGGCCGACTGCCTCACGCCCAACGAGATCAAAAAGCTCAAAGACAGA ATACGAGAGGAAATAGACAAGTTTGGGATCAAAGTGTACCAGTTCCCCGAATGCGACTCCGATGAGGATGAAGAGTTCAAACAACTTGACAAAGAGTTGAAG gagtgCACCCCGTTCGCTGTGATCGGCAGTAACACGGTGGTGGAGGCCCGAGGGCAGAGAGTCAGAGGGAGACTGTACCCCTGGGGAATCGTTGAAG TGGAGAACCAGTCGCACTGTGACTTTGTGAAATTGAGGAACATGCTGATTCGTTCGCACATGCACGACCTGAAAGACGTGACCTGCGACGTCCACTACGAGAACTACAGAGCGCAGTGCATACAGGAGATGACCAG taaACTGGCTCAGGATAACCGTATGGAGAGTCCCATCCCGATCCTGCCGCTGTCCACTCCAGATGTGGAGACTGAGAAACTAATCAAAATGAAAGATGAGGAG CTGAAGAGGATGCAGGAGATGCTGAATAAGATGCAGCAGCAGATGCACGACAAAGACCAGTGA
- the dhx37 gene encoding putative ATP-dependent RNA helicase DHX37: MGKLRKRHNWKGRQQSDTKQPAEEEKTNVVVELQDGARLKGVDQSNALVLPANKANKKKASVTPVSKRKPLTKKQRKELEKVLERKEKKAQRAGILTKLAEVQVPESELKLLYTTSKLGTGDKLYQNKQLPDEIKDGDSGPKISSLSGANRKRKWKEEEEDEEEEQKAEESSDLDTSSDEEEEDEEVNETTEMTPCQETEDKQEVKEDQHKTEQDGQIEKISDQEKVEDKTLSQPAVFIPVDRLPEIQEARLKLPVLAEEQVIMEAVRENPCVVICGETGSGKTTQVPQFLYEAGYASGDGIIGITEPRRVAAVSMSHRVAKEMNLSTRVVSYQIRYEGNVTGDTKIKFMTDGVLLKEIQKDFLLQRYSVIIIDEAHERSVYTDILIGLLSRIIPLRNKKGLPMKLLVMSATLRVEDFTDNTKLFRTPPPVIKVDARQFPVSIHFNKRTPMDDYTGEVFHKICKIHRMLPPGGILVFLTGQAEVHNICRKLSKAFPFRKGNTTTGEDEDAESSEAMRKFKKAKQKKNVSLPRIDLDNYSALPVDEGDEDRDAGIGDEEDDVDLEIGDDPASAEEKADPSIPLYVLPLYSLLAPEQQAKVFRPPPPGTRLCVVATNVAETSLTIPGIKYVVDCGRVKKRFYDRVTGVSSFKVMWTSQASANQRAGRAGRTEPGHCYRLYSSAVFGDFSLFSEAEITRRPVEDLVLQMKDLNIDKVVNFPFPTSPSAEALIAAEQLLVSLGALIEPPRSGRMDEMERARLSCPISPLGRAMASFPVAPRYAKMLALGKQQDCLPYVIAVVAAMTVREIFEDLDRPAASEDESSKFAQRRARLTQMRRLWAGQGASLQLGDLMVMLGAVGACEFAGCTPKFCEENGLRYKAMVEIRKLRGQLTNAVNAVCPEVGVFVNPKMTPPTEHQVVCLRQIVLAGLGDHLARHVHAEDILDSKWKNGYKTPLLDDPVFIHPTSALFKTLPEFIVYQEIMETTKMYMRGVSAVEAEWIPELLPQYCHFGSPLESPSPWFCSSAGTIRCHRPSTFFRVAWQLPAVEMEYPDNLERYKWFARFLLEGQVCPQLKKHSSHLLSNPSIMLKSWAKLQPRTEAFLGVLVSKKVDCKDALLSVWKTDDKFLLSAYCQWLPEAVHQEVAKSWPPL; this comes from the exons ATGGGAAAACTAAGGAAGAGACACAACTGGAAGGGAAGACAGCAAAGTGACACCAAACAGCcagcagaggaagagaagaCAAACGTTGTTGTGGAACTTCAAG ATGGAGCCAGGCTGAAAGGTGTAGACCAGAGCAACGCGTTGGTCCTCCCAGCTAATAAAGCCAACAAGAAGAAAGCCTCAGTGACTCCTGTCTCCAAAAGGAAGCCTCTCACCAAGAAGCAGAGGAAAGAGCTGGAGAAGGTCCTGGAGCGCAAAGAGAAGAAAGCtcag AGAGCAGGCATCCTGACCAAACTGGCCGAGGTGCAGGTTccagagtctgagctgaagctgctgtaCACCACGTCCAAACTGGGAACAGGAGACAAACTTTACCAGAACAAACA GTTACCAGATGAAATAAAAGACGGAGACTCGGGACCAAAGATCAGCAGCCTCAGTGGAGcgaacagaaaaagaaaatggaaagaagaggaggaggacgaagaagaGGAACAAAAGGCAGAAGAAAGCAGTGATCTGGACACCtcgtctgatgaggaggaggaggatgaagaagtGAATGAGACCACAGAGATGACTCCCTGTCAGGAGACGGaggacaaacaggaagtgaaggaAGATCAACACAAAACAGAACAAGATGGACAGATCGAGAAGATTTCAGATCAGGAGAAAGTGGAAGACAAGACGCTGTCGCAGCCGGCCGTCTTCATTCCTGTTGACAGATTACCAGAAATACAG GAAGCTCGTCTGAAGCTGCCCGTCTTGGCAGAGGAGCAGGTCATCATGGAGGCTGTGAGAGAAAATCCCTGCGTCGTCATCTGTGGAGAGACGGGAAGTGGAAAGACCACTCAAGTGCCTCAGTTCCTGTATGAAGCCGGCTATGCCAG CGGCGATGGAATAATAGGCATCACAGAGCCGAGAAGAGTGGCGGCTGTCAGCATGTCCCACCGAGTGGCCAAAGAGATGAACCTCTCCACACG ggTGGTGTCGTACCAGATTCGATATGAGGGGAACGTGACCGGTGACACCAAGATCAAGTTCATGACAGATGGTGTTCTACTGAAGGAGATTCAGAAG GACTTCCTGCTCCAGAGATACAGCGTGATAATCATAGACGAAGCTCATGAAAGGAGCGTTTACACGGACATCCTCATCGGACTGTTGTCTCGTATCATCCCGCTCAGAAACAAG AAAGGTTTGCCCATGAAGCTGCTGGTCATGTCGGCTACTCTGCGAGTGGAGGACTTCACAGACAACACGAAGCTGTTTCGGACGCCGCCGCCCGTCATCAAGGTGGACGCTCGCCAGTTCCCGGTGTCTATACATTTCAACAAACGCACCCCGATGGACGATTACACCGGAGAAGTTTTCCACAAGATCTGCAAGATCCACCGGATGCTGCCTCcag GAGGTATCCTGGTGTTTCTGACCGGTCAGGCTGAAGTTCACAATATATGCAGAAAACTGAGCAAAGCTTTCCCCTTCAGGAAGGGAAACACAACCACTG GTGAAGACGAGGACGCAGAGAGCTCAGAGGCGATGAGGAAGTTTAAAAAGGCCAAACAGAAGAAGAATGTC TCTCTGCCCCGCATCGACCTGGACAACTACTCCGCCCTCCCGGTGGATGAAGGGGACGAGGACAGAGATGCGGGGATCGGTGACGAGGAGGACGACGTGGACCTGGAGATCGGAGACGATCCCGCCAGTGCAG AGGAAAAGGCCGACCCGTCCATTCCTCTCTATGTTCTCCCTCTGTACTCGCTGTTGGCTCCAGAGCAGCAGGCCAAG GTGTTCAGGCCTCCTCCGCCTGGCACTCGTCTGTGTGTGGTCGCCACCAACGTGGCCGAGACGTCTCTGACCATCCCTGGCATCAAGTACGTGGTCGACTGCGGTCGAGTTAAGAAACGTTTCTACGACCGAGTGACCGGAGTGTCGTCCTTCAAGGTCATGTGGACTTCGCAggcctcagccaatcagagggcagGTAGAGCTGGACGAACGGAGCCGGGACACTGCTACAG GTTGTATTCGTCTGCCGTGTTTGGAGACTTCAGTTTGTTCTCGGAGGCAGAGATTACTCGCCGTCCTGTAGAAGACCTGGTTTTACAGATGAAGGACCTCAACATAGACAAG GTGGTGAATTTTCCCTTCCCCACGTCTCCGTCTGCTGAGGCTCTTATTGCAGCAGAGCAGTTATTAGTCTCGTTGGGAGCTCTGATAGAGCCGCCACGCTCCGGAAG GATGGATGAGATGGAGCGAGCGAGGCTGAGCTGTCCCATCAGCCCTCTGGGCAGAGCGATGGCTTCGTTCCCCGTGGCGCCGCGTTACGCTAAGATGTTGGCTCTCGGTAAGCAGCAGGACTGCCTGCCTTACGTCATCGCCGTGGTAGCAGCCATGACGGTCCGGGAGATCTTCGAAGACCTCGACAG ACCTGCAGCTAGTGAAGACGAGAGCTCCAAGTTCGCCCAGCGTCGAGCTCGGCTCACCCAAATGAGGAGGTTGTGGGCTGGGCAAGGAGCGTCGCTCCAGCTGGGGGATCTCATGGTCATGCTGG GTGCTGTTGGTGCTTGTGAATTTGCTGGTTGTACTCCCAAATTCTGCGAGGAGAACGGCCTGAGGTATAAAGCCATGGTGGAGATCAGGAAGCTCAGAGGACAACTTACCAACGCAg TGAACGCAGTGTGTCCGGAGGTGGGAGTGTTTGTGAATCCCAAGATGACCCCGCCGACGGAGCACCAGGTGGTTTGCTTGCGGCAGATTGTTCTGGCCGGACTGGGAGACCATCTCGCCAGACATGTACATGCAGAAGATATACTGGACTCGAAATGGAAGAATGGATACAAG ACTCCTCTTCTGGACGACCCGGTGTTCATTCATCCCACCTCCGCGCTGTTCAAAACGCTGCCGGAGTTCATCGTCTACCAGGAGATCATGGAGACCACCAAGATGTACATGAGAG GTGTGTCAGCAGTAGAAGCAGAGTGGATCCCCGAGCTTCTGCCTCAGTATTGTCATTTCGGCTCCCCTCTGGAGTCGCCGTCGCCGTGGTTCTGTTCGTCCGCCGGCACCATCAGATGTCACCGACCAAGCACCTTCT tCCGTGTAGCTTGGCAGCTGCCGGCAGTGGAGATGGAATATCCAGACAACCTTGAGCGTTACAAATGGTTCGCCAGGTTTCTGCTCGAGGGACAG GTTTGTCCTCAACTAAAGAAACACAGCAGCCACCTCCTCTCAAACCCCTCCATCATGCTGAAATCATGGGCAAA GCTGCAGCCCAGGACGGAGGCTTTCCTGGGAGTGCTGGTGTCAAAGAAGGTTGACTGCAAAGatgctctcctctctgtctggaAAACCGATGATAAAT TCCTGTTGTCTGCATACTGCCAGTGGTTACCTGAAGCCGTGCATCAAGAAGTAGCCAAAAGTTGGCCTCCGTTATGA
- the septin5a gene encoding septin 5a isoform X1 produces the protein MDAIMLQEKLVERLLCPRVRTARQKEKQYVGFATLPNQVHRKSVKKGFDFTLMVAGESGMGKSTLVNSLFLTDLYKDRKLLNAEERINQTVEIIKHTVDIEEKGVKLKLTIVDTPGFGDAVNNNDCWKPITDYIDQQFEQYFRDESGLNRKNIQDNRVHCCLYFIPPFGHGLRPVDVEFMKALHEKVNIIPLIAKADCLTPNEIKKLKDRIREEIDKFGIKVYQFPECDSDEDEEFKQLDKELKECTPFAVIGSNTVVEARGQRVRGRLYPWGIVEVENQSHCDFVKLRNMLIRSHMHDLKDVTCDVHYENYRAQCIQEMTSKLAQDNRMESPIPILPLSTPDVETEKLIKMKDEELKRMQEMLNKMQQQMHDKDQ, from the exons ATGGATGCCATCATGCTGCAAGAAAAACTGGTGGAACGGCTGCTGTGCCCACGAGTGAGAACAGCCAGGCAGAAG GAGAAACAGTATGTTGGTTTTGCAACTCTACCCAACCAGGTCCACAGGAAGTCTGTGAAGAAAGGCTTCGATTTTACGCTCATGGTTGCAG gaGAGTCTGGTATGGGTAAATCCACTCTGGTCAACAGCCTGTTCCTCACAGACCTCTACAAAGACAGGAAGTTACTGAATGCTGAAG AGCGCATCAACCAAACTGTCGAGATCATCAAACACACTGTAGACATCGAGGAGAAAGGAGTCAAGCTCAAGCTGACCATCGTCGACACGCCGGGGTTCGGAGACGCCGTCAACAACAACGATTG cTGGAAACCGATCACAGACTACATAGATCAGCAGTTTGAGCAATACTTCAGGGATGAGAGCGGACTGAACAGGAAGAACATCCAGGACAACCGAGTCCACTGTTGCCTCTACTTCATCCCTCCGTTTGGACACGG GCTGCGTCCGGTTGACGTTGAGTTCATGAAGGCTCTGCACGAAAAGGTGAACATAATTCCACTCATCGCAAAGGCCGACTGCCTCACGCCCAACGAGATCAAAAAGCTCAAAGACAGA ATACGAGAGGAAATAGACAAGTTTGGGATCAAAGTGTACCAGTTCCCCGAATGCGACTCCGATGAGGATGAAGAGTTCAAACAACTTGACAAAGAGTTGAAG gagtgCACCCCGTTCGCTGTGATCGGCAGTAACACGGTGGTGGAGGCCCGAGGGCAGAGAGTCAGAGGGAGACTGTACCCCTGGGGAATCGTTGAAG TGGAGAACCAGTCGCACTGTGACTTTGTGAAATTGAGGAACATGCTGATTCGTTCGCACATGCACGACCTGAAAGACGTGACCTGCGACGTCCACTACGAGAACTACAGAGCGCAGTGCATACAGGAGATGACCAG taaACTGGCTCAGGATAACCGTATGGAGAGTCCCATCCCGATCCTGCCGCTGTCCACTCCAGATGTGGAGACTGAGAAACTAATCAAAATGAAAGATGAGGAG CTGAAGAGGATGCAGGAGATGCTGAATAAGATGCAGCAGCAGATGCACGACAAAGACCAGTGA